Proteins co-encoded in one Actinomadura luteofluorescens genomic window:
- a CDS encoding SDR family NAD(P)-dependent oxidoreductase: MSSTTVVIGAGPGLGMSVAHRFGREGHKIVLMSRNGARHPGYIAALEAEGVEATAIAADVRDRDALLAALRGIGHVDVVYYGPGASDLNARPVPITSADVPAAQEAMRSVYPAIDVVGAVLSGMLERGDGGLLFAGGLSAIVPMPMLGGLALSSAALRNYALTLNSALTEKGIYAGTLTIGGLIERGDIHRMVTSQRDGLDGLDGLSIPTLDPDTIADTAWDLYAKRDRAEAVFNALA, encoded by the coding sequence ATGTCTTCCACGACCGTCGTCATCGGGGCCGGACCGGGCCTCGGCATGTCCGTCGCCCACCGCTTCGGCCGCGAAGGCCACAAGATCGTGCTCATGTCAAGGAACGGGGCGCGCCACCCCGGCTACATCGCGGCGCTGGAGGCCGAGGGCGTCGAGGCCACGGCCATCGCGGCGGACGTCCGCGACCGCGACGCGCTGCTCGCCGCGCTCCGCGGGATCGGCCACGTCGACGTCGTCTACTACGGCCCCGGCGCGTCGGATCTGAACGCCCGGCCCGTTCCCATCACCTCGGCGGACGTGCCAGCCGCCCAGGAGGCGATGCGCTCGGTGTATCCCGCGATCGACGTGGTGGGCGCCGTCCTGTCCGGCATGCTGGAGCGCGGCGACGGCGGGCTGCTGTTCGCGGGCGGCCTCAGCGCGATCGTCCCGATGCCCATGCTCGGCGGTCTCGCGCTCTCCTCGGCGGCCCTGCGGAACTACGCCCTGACGCTCAACTCGGCCCTGACCGAGAAAGGGATCTACGCCGGGACGCTGACGATCGGCGGCCTGATCGAACGCGGCGACATCCACCGGATGGTGACGTCCCAGCGGGATGGCCTGGACGGTCTGGACGGGCTCAGCATCCCCACCCTCGATCCAGACACCATCGCCGACACCGCGTGGGACCTCTACGCCAAGCGCGACCGCGCCGAGGCGGTCTTCAACGCGCTGGCCTGA
- a CDS encoding TetR/AcrR family transcriptional regulator: protein MAGKSRPLRADAVRNRDKLVAAAAAVFGERGLDAPLDEVARRAGVSIGTLYNHFPSRESLFDAIFPARLAALDAIVERSLADPDPWSGFVVYIEGLFALQAEDRGLNDALARRFPLAPELNTACDRGFGHLVTIMARAKEAGALRPDFEPQDVVTLMWAMSQVIRESADVAPDAWRRCLGFFLDGLRSEAARPLPVPALTPEQVARFMA from the coding sequence ATGGCCGGAAAGAGCAGGCCGCTTCGGGCGGACGCCGTGCGGAATCGGGACAAGCTGGTGGCCGCCGCCGCGGCCGTGTTCGGGGAACGCGGCCTGGACGCGCCGCTGGACGAGGTCGCGCGGAGGGCGGGCGTGAGCATCGGCACGCTCTACAACCACTTTCCCTCGCGCGAGAGCCTCTTCGACGCCATCTTCCCCGCCCGCCTGGCCGCGCTCGACGCGATCGTCGAGCGGTCCCTGGCCGATCCCGATCCCTGGAGCGGGTTCGTCGTCTACATCGAGGGGCTGTTCGCGCTGCAGGCCGAGGACCGGGGGCTCAACGACGCGCTCGCCCGGCGCTTCCCGCTCGCCCCCGAGTTGAACACCGCCTGCGATCGGGGATTCGGGCACCTGGTGACGATCATGGCCCGGGCCAAGGAGGCCGGCGCCCTGCGTCCCGACTTCGAGCCGCAGGACGTCGTGACGCTGATGTGGGCGATGTCGCAGGTGATCCGGGAGTCGGCGGACGTCGCGCCCGACGCCTGGCGGCGCTGCCTCGGGTTCTTCCTCGACGGGCTGCGTTCCGAGGCGGCGCGGCCGCTGCCCGTCCCGGCGCTGACCCCCGAGCAGGTCGCCCGTTTCATGGCGTGA
- a CDS encoding SDR family NAD(P)-dependent oxidoreductase: protein MSIAIVTGGASGIGRAIATSLVARGDTVVVTDINAEGAAQVADKLNTLGKGKAVSAALDVTDAGAVADLYQGVKADHGRLDLVFNNAGIAVGGLAEELTLDHWNRAIDINLKGVVHGVHAAYPIMLEQGRGHIVNTASLAGLVPMPIGIPYTATKHAVVGLSLGLRAEAAGRGVKVSVVCPSFVDTPLLHNVNPDLPETPLSGDATGDIAKAAPRLYTAEKLARDIMRGVAKNQALIVAPAHGRLAWRGVRLNPGAAVRVAQIAVNRIRAGQ from the coding sequence ATGAGCATCGCGATCGTGACCGGAGGAGCGTCCGGCATCGGCCGTGCGATCGCCACGTCCCTGGTGGCGCGCGGCGACACCGTCGTGGTCACCGACATCAACGCCGAGGGCGCCGCGCAGGTGGCCGACAAGCTGAACACCCTCGGCAAGGGCAAGGCCGTCTCCGCCGCCCTCGACGTCACCGACGCCGGCGCCGTCGCCGACCTCTACCAGGGCGTCAAGGCCGACCACGGACGGCTCGACCTGGTGTTCAACAACGCCGGCATCGCGGTCGGCGGGCTGGCCGAGGAACTCACCCTCGACCACTGGAACCGCGCCATCGACATCAACCTCAAGGGCGTCGTGCACGGCGTCCACGCCGCCTACCCGATCATGCTGGAGCAGGGCCGCGGCCACATCGTCAACACCGCCTCGCTCGCCGGGCTCGTCCCGATGCCGATCGGCATCCCCTACACCGCCACCAAGCACGCCGTCGTCGGCCTCTCCCTCGGCCTGCGCGCCGAGGCCGCCGGGCGCGGCGTCAAGGTCAGCGTGGTTTGCCCGAGCTTCGTGGACACCCCGCTGCTGCACAACGTCAACCCCGACCTGCCCGAGACCCCGCTGAGCGGCGACGCCACCGGCGACATCGCGAAGGCGGCCCCGCGCCTCTACACGGCGGAGAAGCTCGCCCGCGACATCATGCGCGGCGTCGCCAAGAACCAGGCCCTCATCGTCGCGCCCGCCCACGGCCGCCTCGCCTGGCGCGGCGTCCGCCTCAACCCGGGCGCGGCCGTCCGCGTCGCCCAGATCGCCGTCAACCGCATCCGCGCCGGCCAGTAG
- a CDS encoding flavin-containing monooxygenase, whose product MAQAEGGPAVVTPAAGPGGPYKVVVIGTGFSGLGMAIGLKKAGVHDFVILEKADEVGGTWRENTYPGCACDIMSLLYSYSFEPKTDWSRMFPEQHELLAYIKDVVDKYELAQHIRFNAEVTATEYDDATDTWQVTVNGGETVRGRALVAGMGPLHRPSIPDLPGIASFEGTAFHSAEWDHSYDLEGKRVTVIGTGASAIQFVPRIAAKVRHLTVFQRTPPWILPKPDRRVTGVERALFRRFPLVQRGYRNGIYLMQESFVLGFKNPRLLKAASSLARGHLARQVPDRSLRRKLTPDYTMGCKRTLVSSDYYPALTRPNVELTTEGIAEVRPRSIVTRDGREHEVDAIVFGTGFHVTDAFDGARIVGRNGLKIQDAWRDGVEAHLGVAVKGFPNLFLLLGPNSGLGHNSMIFIIEAQVRYVLQCLAMLDGAGGTAISVKPSAQDRFNRWVRRRSEGAVWVAGGCDSWYLDRDGVNRAAWPASTLAFWLRTRRLDPGDFHIERRDESAAASLSAR is encoded by the coding sequence ATGGCGCAGGCCGAGGGCGGCCCCGCCGTCGTCACGCCCGCGGCGGGGCCGGGCGGCCCGTACAAGGTCGTCGTCATCGGGACGGGCTTCTCCGGCCTCGGGATGGCGATCGGGCTGAAGAAGGCCGGCGTGCACGACTTCGTCATCCTGGAGAAGGCGGACGAGGTCGGCGGGACGTGGCGGGAGAACACCTATCCCGGATGCGCGTGCGACATCATGTCGCTGCTGTACTCCTACTCGTTCGAGCCGAAGACCGACTGGTCGCGGATGTTCCCGGAGCAGCACGAGCTGCTGGCGTACATCAAGGACGTCGTCGACAAGTACGAGCTCGCGCAGCACATCCGGTTCAACGCCGAGGTGACCGCGACGGAGTACGACGACGCCACCGACACCTGGCAGGTCACCGTCAACGGCGGCGAGACCGTCCGCGGGCGGGCGCTGGTCGCGGGGATGGGGCCGCTGCACCGTCCGAGCATCCCCGACCTGCCCGGTATCGCCTCGTTCGAGGGGACGGCGTTCCACTCCGCCGAGTGGGACCACTCCTACGACCTGGAGGGCAAGCGGGTCACGGTGATCGGGACGGGCGCGTCCGCGATCCAGTTCGTCCCGCGGATCGCGGCGAAGGTCAGGCATCTGACGGTGTTCCAGCGGACGCCGCCGTGGATCCTGCCGAAGCCCGACCGCCGGGTCACCGGGGTGGAGCGGGCACTGTTCCGCCGCTTCCCGCTCGTCCAGCGCGGCTACCGCAACGGCATCTACCTGATGCAGGAGAGCTTCGTCCTCGGGTTCAAGAACCCGAGGCTCCTCAAGGCCGCGAGTTCCCTGGCGCGCGGGCACCTGGCCCGGCAGGTGCCGGACCGGAGCCTGCGCCGCAAGCTCACCCCCGACTACACGATGGGCTGCAAGCGGACGCTGGTGTCCAGCGACTACTACCCGGCCCTGACGCGCCCCAACGTGGAGCTGACGACCGAGGGCATCGCCGAGGTCCGCCCCCGTTCGATCGTCACGCGCGACGGGCGCGAGCACGAGGTGGACGCCATCGTCTTCGGCACCGGCTTCCACGTCACCGACGCCTTCGACGGCGCCCGCATCGTGGGCCGGAACGGCCTGAAGATCCAGGACGCGTGGCGGGACGGCGTCGAGGCGCACCTCGGCGTCGCCGTGAAGGGCTTCCCGAACCTGTTCCTGCTGCTCGGCCCGAACTCCGGCCTCGGCCACAACTCGATGATCTTCATCATCGAGGCGCAGGTCCGCTACGTCCTGCAGTGCCTGGCGATGCTGGACGGCGCGGGCGGCACCGCGATCTCGGTGAAGCCGTCCGCGCAGGACCGGTTCAACCGCTGGGTGCGGCGCAGGTCGGAGGGCGCCGTGTGGGTCGCCGGAGGCTGCGACAGCTGGTACCTCGACCGGGACGGCGTCAACCGGGCGGCGTGGCCGGCGTCCACCCTCGCATTCTGGCTGCGGACCCGCCGCCTCGACCCCGGCGACTTCCACATCGAGCGGCGGGACGAGTCGGCGGCGGCGAGTTTGTCGGCCCGCTGA
- a CDS encoding DUF523 domain-containing protein, with amino-acid sequence MERILVSSCLAGRPVRYDGAAKPVAGGPFERWRAEGRLVPFCPEVSGGLPVPRPPAEIVGGDGGDVLDGRARILTGGGGDVTGEFLRGARLALEAAQRAEVRLALLKEGSPSCGGHRVYDGTFTGASVPGSGVTTALLRRSGIHVFTEDELDALQALLSDLEA; translated from the coding sequence GTGGAGCGCATCCTGGTCAGCTCGTGCCTCGCCGGACGGCCCGTCCGCTACGACGGCGCGGCCAAGCCGGTGGCCGGCGGCCCCTTCGAACGCTGGCGCGCCGAGGGCCGTCTCGTCCCGTTCTGCCCCGAGGTTTCGGGCGGTCTGCCCGTCCCCCGCCCGCCCGCCGAGATCGTCGGCGGTGACGGCGGCGACGTCCTGGACGGCAGGGCCCGCATCCTCACCGGCGGCGGCGGCGACGTCACCGGCGAGTTCCTGCGCGGCGCCCGCCTGGCCCTGGAGGCCGCCCAGCGCGCCGAGGTCCGCCTCGCCCTGCTCAAGGAAGGCAGCCCGTCCTGCGGCGGCCACCGCGTCTACGACGGCACCTTCACCGGCGCGTCCGTCCCCGGATCCGGCGTGACGACCGCACTCCTGCGCCGCTCCGGCATTCACGTCTTCACCGAGGACGAGCTGGACGCGCTGCAAGCCCTCCTGAGCGACCTGGAAGCCTGA